The genomic interval GGCTTGTTCCGTTAAATGTATTCTCAATGGATTGCAGTTCAGCCTTCATGAGAACCATTGACGCATTGCTAAACGGGGCATCAACCAGGCCAGGCTGTGGTGTTCCGCTGTTTCTTTTTCCAAGCGGCGCTCCCAGACGTTCATCTTTAATAGTATAAATCAAATCAATCATTTTATTGGAAAGCATACCAAAAGACGAATTGATATCCCTACCATCAGCGGTAATGAAAGTTTTCAGGTAATTATCTCCATCTGCTTTCCATTTTGACAGGATTGTCGTTGATTGTGTTTCAAGATTAACACAAAGCGCTTTCAGATATGCTATCCTGTTTGTTGCGCCTGCGCCACTAAAACCGGATATGACCGCCGCGTTACCACTGCTATTAAAAATGATATATTCAATAGTCGGAATTCCTTTTACATTGGCACCAAGGCCTTCTATATAGGCATTGTTAATGGGCGCAGTTGGCTGGCTTATTGCCTTTTCAATACTGGTATAGTTTGTTGGGGTAAAATAAATACCTGATGAAAGAAAATCATTCTCAATTGGTCCTTGTGTAAATAAGGAGGCCATTTTCCAGGCTTTAGCTGTATTAAGCCAGGCGGCCTGCAATGCCGAAAGTTTTTGTTCACTCTGAACATCAGCAGTATACGCATCTGCTGCAACTGTCAAAGTCTTGGAATTGGCCAGAAATGCTTCAAAAGAGGGAATAATAATGTTATTCCCTACATTAGTCAACATGGCGACACGGTCTGTGCTATCCGCCGGATCAGGATTATCCTTTGAAGAACACGCCATTATAATGGCATTTATGGAAAGGAAATAAATTATTTTTTTGAACATATTCTTTTTGGTCTTACTATAAGGAATCAATAAATTTAAGCAGCGCATCACGGTCAGATCTAGAAAAGTTCATAAAAACCTGTTTCGATTTTTCTGCTTCTCCACCGTGCCACAAAATAGCTTCTTCCGTATTTCTTGCACGCCCGTCGTGCAGTAAAGTGGTGTGTTTATTCACGGTTTTCACCAAACCAATTCCCCATAGCGGTGCCGTACGCCATTCAGTACCAGTTGCTTCATAATCAGGGCGGTTGTCAGCGAGTCCATCTCCCATATCATGCAAAAGCAGATCGGTGTATGGACGGATTGTTTGCGCAGAAAGATAGGACGGAGAATCGGATTTTCCGGTTACCATTTTTGCAATATGACAGCCCGAACAGTTAGCTTGCAGAAACAGTGTTTTTCCGTTAACTACCTCTTTGTCTGCCCAGTTTCTTCGACCAGGAACGGCTAACGCTTTGATATAGAACACTACATCCTGAAATATTTTATCTTCAATTTCTGGTGAACCTCCATTTGATAAAGTACCATACTTTGTTTTTTGCCCTTCGGTAAAGTTTTCACTTTGAAACAAGGAAGAGGTTATACTAAGATCACCATTAAAAGCAGCAGCTGTTTGCTGTTCTACCGTAGACTGGTTTGCCTTCCAGCCAAAACGGCCGATTACTTTTTTTGTGTTTTGAAATCCCAGACATAGTTGGGCCTTCCCGAAATACCATCCCCGTTCTGATCATTCACATCTGCAAATGACAAAATGGTAGTTTCTGATACAGCTTCCAGGTGGCCGGTACCCGACATTAGTGTTGAAATCCTGGGAGAGATCAAGGTGCCCGACATTGGCCCGTATTTCAGATTTGA from Dyadobacter sp. NIV53 carries:
- a CDS encoding imelysin family protein yields the protein MACSSKDNPDPADSTDRVAMLTNVGNNIIIPSFEAFLANSKTLTVAADAYTADVQSEQKLSALQAAWLNTAKAWKMASLFTQGPIENDFLSSGIYFTPTNYTSIEKAISQPTAPINNAYIEGLGANVKGIPTIEYIIFNSSGNAAVISGFSGAGATNRIAYLKALCVNLETQSTTILSKWKADGDNYLKTFITADGRDINSSFGMLSNKMIDLIYTIKDERLGAPLGKRNSGTPQPGLVDAPFSNASMVLMKAELQSIENTFNGTSLSGASGAGFDDILDNAGAKSGSELLSTRIKNQFALVHTKLDLITSPLSTAVTSQTSLVSAAYDEVKKLQVMMEVDMINNLGVLLTFSDNDGD
- a CDS encoding di-heme oxidoredictase family protein, with the protein product MGFQNTKKVIGRFGWKANQSTVEQQTAAAFNGDLSITSSLFQSENFTEGQKTKYGTLSNGGSPEIEDKIFQDVVFYIKALAVPGRRNWADKEVVNGKTLFLQANCSGCHIAKMVTGKSDSPSYLSAQTIRPYTDLLLHDMGDGLADNRPDYEATGTEWRTAPLWGIGLVKTVNKHTTLLHDGRARNTEEAILWHGGEAEKSKQVFMNFSRSDRDALLKFIDSL